In Brassica rapa cultivar Chiifu-401-42 chromosome A06, CAAS_Brap_v3.01, whole genome shotgun sequence, a single window of DNA contains:
- the LOC103874119 gene encoding uncharacterized protein LOC103874119 — MATMNQLDSDLLLPPRKRLLAGFKKQNSNGSSSSSTSYSNGSSSASTVVHTHLDNLLTSQLNDGQIRSPEELKATAALAVKIAKAARAAANEKAIIASKAVAAAKSALELFASFPAETVKERKNKQKKHVPVHVMYSKDEDLARRLNRAINNSPRVLTGHRNKKLKSVATYENSAVTSSSTMYDGNDVAGVVDSDTSTDDEVDRTRVNGKEKTGEESRTLGKRRGRVKLKKLPLSMCASKDQENGIITNSLARTGGSNGGVGQVRS, encoded by the coding sequence atggcgaCAATGAATCAGCTTGATTCCGATTTGCTTCTACCTCCACGGAAGCGATTACTCGCCGGATTCAAGAAACAGAACTCCAATGGATCTTCCTCCTCTTCTACTTCATATTCGAACGGCTCCTCCTCTGCTTCCACCGTTGTGCACACCCATCTCGACAATCTGTTGACTTCCCAACTCAACGACGGCCAGATTCGGTCTCCGGAGGAGTTAAAAGCAACCGCTGCTTTAGCAGTAAAGATCGCAAAGGCGGCGAGAGCCGCCGCTAATGAGAAAGCCATCATTGCTTCAAAGGCCGTAGCTGCAGCCAAGAGCGCGTTGGAACTGTTCGCTTCTTTTCCGGCTGAGACGGtgaaggagaggaagaacaagcAGAAGAAACATGTCCCCGTTCATGTTATGTATTCGAAAGATGAGGATTTAGCGCGTAGGTTGAACCGAGCTATAAACAACTCCCCTAGAGTATTGACCGGGCATAGAAACAAGAAGCTAAAGAGTGTAGCTACGTATGAGAATAGCGCAGTGACTAGTAGTAGTACTATGTACGATGGGAATGATGTTGCTGGTGTTGTGGATTCAGACACCTCCACGGATGATGAAGTAGACAGAACAAGAGTTAATGGGAAGGAGAAAACAGGGGAGGAGAGTAGAACATTGGggaaaagaagaggaagagtgAAGCTAAAGAAGTTACCTTTGAGCATGTGTGCCTCTAAGGATCAAGAAAACGGAATCATCACAAATTCCCTGGCTCGGACGGGAGGTTCTAATGGTGGTGTGGGTCAGGTGAGATCATAG